In Brettanomyces nanus chromosome 3, complete sequence, a single genomic region encodes these proteins:
- a CDS encoding uncharacterized protein (EggNog:ENOG41), producing the protein MGLGTKQTTVTGIKLHNQCLKSGTRHFSMLDDFESGNTNLNDIIEIPLGSGDKSLATGSTSAGPKMDGEAMQGFNFNEYLVKFALNRSVVMDYTYGNTIRKYSEVNLDFNNVTKTTVEEDEEEDKDGDDSLDLDTQVRSNHFDNYKDSKEVVEMDFGRDIRKFLDEKDKEKKEYSKEDDIYGFSFTQSYQSRPEIYNDDAYYRNQHQDNAKKSPGRVCSPTHRRKTRPWRSNIKVRKNLLNLIVESSDGSLDDATKYATEINSQNSSGIPLPEKTTELVTIPTTGQSIGGIRKAAIVRATIAKAGVSVSEGEMRVKKEEEHAGFYTAKEKMKFVKAKESVNVDKENAPVVSTGNKERLLTQSGRGVKWARTLEW; encoded by the coding sequence ATGGGACTAGGGACCAAACAGACTACAGTGACAGGGATCAAGCTGCACAATCAATGCCTAAAGTCTGGTACCAGACATTTTAGTATGCTGGATGACTTTGAATCTGGCAATACAAACTTAAATGATATCATAGAAATACCTCTTGGATCAGGTGACAAGTCTCTAGCAACAGGGAGTACAAGCGCTGGGCCTAAAATGGATGGTGAAGCCATGCAGggcttcaatttcaatgAGTACTTAGTGAAATTTGCACTAAATCGATCCGTTGTAATGGATTATACGTATGGAAATACTATTCGGAAGTACTCGGAGGTTAATTTAGACTTCAATAATGTAACGAAAACCACTgtggaagaggatgaagaggaagacaaagatggagatgattcaCTTGATTTGGATACCCAGGTGCGGTCGAATCACTTTGATAACTATAAGGACAGTAAGGAAGTGGTGGAGATGGATTTTGGCAGGGATATAAGGAAGTTTTTAGATGAGAAAGAcaaggagaaaaaagaatactccaaagaagatgacatATATGGCTTTAGTTTCACTCAGTCCTATCAATCCCGGCCAGAAATATACAACGATGATGCATACTATAGAAACCAGCATCAGGATAACGCAAAGAAATCTCCAGGAAGAGTGTGCAGTCCTACAcatagaagaaagacaCGGCCTTGGAGGTCAAACATCAAGGTGAGAAAAAACCTTCTCAATTTGATAGTGGAGTCATCAGACGGGAGCCTGGATGATGCAACAAAATACGCCACGGAAATCAACTCGCAAAACTCTTCGGGTATTCCACTACCAGAGAAGACGACGGAATTGGTAACTATACCCACCACGGGACAGAGTATAGGAGGAATAAGGAAGGCAGCAATTGTAAGAGCTACCATTGCAAAGGCTGGTGTTAGTGTCAGTGAGGGTGAAATGCgggtaaagaaagaagaggagcaTGCAGGATTTTATACAgcaaaggagaagatgaagtttGTGAAGGCTAAAGAGAGTGTGAATGTGGATAAAGAGAATGCGCCCGTCGTGTCCACGGGAAATAAGGAGAGGTTGCTTACTCAGAGTGGAAGAGGAGTTAAGTGGGCCAGAACATTGGAATGGTAA
- a CDS encoding uncharacterized protein (CAZy:GT15~EggNog:ENOG41), producing the protein MNPLRLRASVLLSTALLILVIWNIRQNSGNPGSPAYQTRDVYQTRDDSRLHLLSAPNSKFSERKETLDDGETIIYHKDYTEDLVRENATLFSLVRNGELYDMLRTIRNFEDRFNQFKHYGWIFANDEKFTESFQNQVKNLCSGSVTFVHLPEQMWNYPEFIDRAKADQARRKMQRQQIKYGGSESYRHMCRFFSGVFYRLEAMKKYRYFWRVEPDVEFKCSIKYDPFEVMRKENKMYGFTLAPLELHTTVPTLWNSALEYMAKYPERIAQDNNFLFLTDDDGKTFNMCHFWSNFEIGDLDFFRSDKYNHFFNFMDHKGGIYYERWGDAPIHSIAVSILLPHNRLKHFTSTGYLHKPNLQCDGSSEMMIENECICSPEDDGSWGDQSCIPKIYDIHKDWQRPWYAPKERYLPIHDNILRMMEEKRIQLREEGITEEVIEVRMNEYLASIHSPEEGE; encoded by the coding sequence ATGAATCCACTACGATTAAGGGCATCAGTACTACTCAGTACTGCTCTTTTGATACTAGTGATATGGAACATCAGACAGAACTCCGGAAATCCCGGGAGCCCCGCGTATCAGACAAGGGACGTGTATCAGACCAGGGACGACTCGCGCTTACATCTACTTAGCGCACCTAATTCCAAATTCAGTGAGAGAAAGGAGACGTTAGACGATGGAGAGACCATTATCTATCATAAGGACTACACAGAAGACTTGGTTAGAGAAAATGCTACCTTGTTTAGTCTCGTACGGAACGGCGAGCTCTACGATATGTTACGAACCATCCGAAATTTCGAGGATAGATTCAATCAGTTCAAACATTATGGATGGATCTTTGCCAACGATGAAAAATTCACGGAGAGTTTCCAGAATCAGGTGAAAAACCTATGTTCTGGAAGTGTAACGTTTGTTCATCTACCTGAGCAAATGTGGAACTATCCCGAGTTCATCGATCGGGCCAAAGCTGACCAggccagaagaaagatgcaACGGCAGCAGATTAAGTACGGGGGTAGTGAATCCTACAGACATATGTGCCGATTTTTCTCTGGCGTCTTCTATCGCTTGGAGGCTATGAAGAAGTACAGATACTTTTGGAGGGTGGAACCGGACGTTGAGTTCAAATGCTCGATTAAGTATGATCCATTTGAGGtgatgagaaaagaaaataaaatgTATGGATTTACATTGGCACCTTTAGAATTGCATACTACGGTGCCCACGCTATGGAATTCTGCACTCGAATATATGGCGAAGTATCCCGAACGTATTGCCCAAGATAACAattttctgtttctgaccgatgatgatggaaagaCGTTTAATATGTGCCATTTTTGGTCGAACTTTGAAATCGGCGATCTAGATTTCTTTAGAAGCGACAAATACAaccacttcttcaactttatGGACCACAAGGGGGGTATTTATTATGAGAGGTGGGGCGATGCGCCAATCCATTCAATAGCGGTGTCAATTCTATTACCACATAATAGGTTGAAGCATTTTACCAGCACTGGATATTTACACAAGCCTAATTTGCAATGCGACGGAAGTtcagagatgatgattgaaaatgaatGTATATGCTCACCAGAGGATGATGGGTCATGGGGAGATCAGAGCTGCATTCCTAAAATATATGATATACATAAAGATTGGCAAAGGCCATGGTATGCTCCCAAAGAGAGATATTTACCGATACACGATAATATCTTAAGGAtgatggaagagaagagaattcAGCTTAGGGAAGAGGGAATAACTGAAGAGGTTATTGAAGTTAGGATGAACGAATACCTAGCATCAATCCACTCACCTGAGGAGGGTGAATGA